A genomic window from Thunnus thynnus chromosome 12, fThuThy2.1, whole genome shotgun sequence includes:
- the gad1b gene encoding glutamate decarboxylase 1b isoform X1 → MATSEPRATGGDQDPNSANLRPPSTTYEYAWMHGCTRKLGMKICGFLQKNNSLEEKGRLAGQKNLLSCDNSDRDARFRRTETDFSNLFARDLLPAKNGEEPTLQFLLEVVDILTNYVKKTFDRSTKVLDFHHPHQLLEGMEGFNLELSDQPESLEQILVDCRDTLKYGVRTGHPRFFNQLSSGLDIIGLAGEWLTSTANTNMFTYEIAPVFVLMEQLTLKKMREMIGWPGGEGDGLFSPGGAISNMYSVMIARYKYFPEVKTKGMSAAPRLVLFTSEHSHYSIKKAGAALGFGTDNVILLSTDERGRVIPADLEAKIIDAKQKGYVPLFVNATGGSTVYGAFDPINEIADICEKYNLWLHVDGAWGGGLLMSRKHRHKLNGIERANSVTWNPHKMMGVPLQCSAILVREKGILAGCNSMCAGYLFQPDKQYDVTYDTGDKAIQCGRHVDIFKFWLMWKAKGTIGFEQHIDKCLDLSQYLYNKIKNREGYQMVFDGVPQHTNVCFWYVPPSLRGMPDGDERREKLHRVAPKIKAMMMESGSTMVGYQPQGNKVNFFRMVISNPAATQSDIDFLIDEIERLGNDL, encoded by the exons CCTACGAATATGCGTGGATGCACGGATGCACACGGAAACTGGGGATGAAGATTTGTG GGTTCCTGCAGAAGAACAACAGTCTGGAGGAGAAGGGGAGGCTCGCGGGCCAGAAGAACCTGCTCTCGTGCGACAACAGCGACAGGGACGCGCGCTTCCGCCGCACCGAGACCGACTTCTCCAACCTGTTCGCCAGAG ACTTGCTGCCAGCCAAAAATGGAGAAGAACCGACCCTGCAGTTTTTGTTGGAGGTGGTCGACATCCTCACTAACTACGTCAAGAAGACTTTCGACCGCTCCACCAAGGTGCTGGACTTCCACCACCCTCACCAGCTCCTGGAGGGCATGGAGGGCTTCAACCTGGAGCTGTCCGACCAGCCCGAGTCCCTGGAGCAGATCCTGGTGGACTGCAGGGACACGCTCAAATATGGCGTCCGGACAG GTCACCCACGCTTCTTCAACCAGTTGTCTTCTGGTCTGGACATCATCGGTCTGGCCGGAGAGTGGCTTACTTCCACTGCTAACACCAACAT GTTCACCTATGAGATCGctccagtgtttgttttgatggaGCAGCTGACTctgaagaaaatgagagagatgaTTGGCTGGCCTGGTGGAGAGGGAGATGGCCTCTTCTCACCAG GGGGCGCTATCTCCAACATGTACAGTGTGATGATCGCACGTTACAAATATTTCCCTGAGGTCAAGACCAAGGGCATGTCTGCCGCTCCCCGCCTTGTCCTTTTCACATCTGAACAT AGCCACTACTCCATAAAGAAGGCTGGAGCCGCTCTGGGCTTTGGTACTGATAATGTGATTCTGCTAAGCACAGATGAGAG GGGGAGAGTAATTCCTGCAGATCTGGAGGCAAAGATAATTGACGCTAAACAGAag GGTTACGTGCCGTTGTTTGTGAACGCCACAGGTGGCTCAACTGTCTATGGTGCGTTCGATCCAATTAATGAGATTGCTGACATCTGTGAGAAGTACAACTTGTGGCTCCACGTTGAT GGAGCGTGGGGTGGTGGACTGCTGATGTCCAGGAAGCATCGCCATAAGCTTAATGGAATTGAGAG GGCCAACTCCGTCACATGGAACCCTCACAAGATGATGGGCGTGCCTCTACAGTGCTCTGCAATCCTGGTCAGAGAGAAG GGAATCCTGGCAGGCTGTAACTCCATGTGTGCCGGCTACCTGTTCCAACCAGACAAACAGTACGACGTCACCTACGACACTGGGGACAAAGCCATCCAGTGTGGCCGTCATGTCGACATCTTTAAGTTCTGGCTCATGTGGAAGGCCAAG GGCACCATTGGGTTTGAGCAGCACATTGACAAGTGCTTGGATCTGTCTCAGTACCTGTACAACAAGATCAAGAACAGGGAGGGATATCAGATGGTGTTTGATGGAGTG CCCCAGCACACCAACGTTTGCTTCTGGTACGTCCCACCCAGCCTGAGAGGCATGCCAGATGGTGATGAGCGGAGagaaaaactccacagg GTGGCACCAAAGATCAAGGCCATGATGATGGAGTCAGGCTCCACCATGGTGGGCTACCAGCCTCAGGGTAATAAAGTCAACTTCTTCCGTATGGTCATCTCCAACCCCGCGGCCACCCAGTCTGACATCGACTTCCTCATTGATGAGATTGAGAGGCTGGGTAATGACCTGTAG
- the gad1b gene encoding glutamate decarboxylase 1b isoform X2, with protein MATSEPRATGGDQDPNSANLRPPSTRFLQKNNSLEEKGRLAGQKNLLSCDNSDRDARFRRTETDFSNLFARDLLPAKNGEEPTLQFLLEVVDILTNYVKKTFDRSTKVLDFHHPHQLLEGMEGFNLELSDQPESLEQILVDCRDTLKYGVRTGHPRFFNQLSSGLDIIGLAGEWLTSTANTNMFTYEIAPVFVLMEQLTLKKMREMIGWPGGEGDGLFSPGGAISNMYSVMIARYKYFPEVKTKGMSAAPRLVLFTSEHSHYSIKKAGAALGFGTDNVILLSTDERGRVIPADLEAKIIDAKQKGYVPLFVNATGGSTVYGAFDPINEIADICEKYNLWLHVDGAWGGGLLMSRKHRHKLNGIERANSVTWNPHKMMGVPLQCSAILVREKGILAGCNSMCAGYLFQPDKQYDVTYDTGDKAIQCGRHVDIFKFWLMWKAKGTIGFEQHIDKCLDLSQYLYNKIKNREGYQMVFDGVPQHTNVCFWYVPPSLRGMPDGDERREKLHRVAPKIKAMMMESGSTMVGYQPQGNKVNFFRMVISNPAATQSDIDFLIDEIERLGNDL; from the exons GGTTCCTGCAGAAGAACAACAGTCTGGAGGAGAAGGGGAGGCTCGCGGGCCAGAAGAACCTGCTCTCGTGCGACAACAGCGACAGGGACGCGCGCTTCCGCCGCACCGAGACCGACTTCTCCAACCTGTTCGCCAGAG ACTTGCTGCCAGCCAAAAATGGAGAAGAACCGACCCTGCAGTTTTTGTTGGAGGTGGTCGACATCCTCACTAACTACGTCAAGAAGACTTTCGACCGCTCCACCAAGGTGCTGGACTTCCACCACCCTCACCAGCTCCTGGAGGGCATGGAGGGCTTCAACCTGGAGCTGTCCGACCAGCCCGAGTCCCTGGAGCAGATCCTGGTGGACTGCAGGGACACGCTCAAATATGGCGTCCGGACAG GTCACCCACGCTTCTTCAACCAGTTGTCTTCTGGTCTGGACATCATCGGTCTGGCCGGAGAGTGGCTTACTTCCACTGCTAACACCAACAT GTTCACCTATGAGATCGctccagtgtttgttttgatggaGCAGCTGACTctgaagaaaatgagagagatgaTTGGCTGGCCTGGTGGAGAGGGAGATGGCCTCTTCTCACCAG GGGGCGCTATCTCCAACATGTACAGTGTGATGATCGCACGTTACAAATATTTCCCTGAGGTCAAGACCAAGGGCATGTCTGCCGCTCCCCGCCTTGTCCTTTTCACATCTGAACAT AGCCACTACTCCATAAAGAAGGCTGGAGCCGCTCTGGGCTTTGGTACTGATAATGTGATTCTGCTAAGCACAGATGAGAG GGGGAGAGTAATTCCTGCAGATCTGGAGGCAAAGATAATTGACGCTAAACAGAag GGTTACGTGCCGTTGTTTGTGAACGCCACAGGTGGCTCAACTGTCTATGGTGCGTTCGATCCAATTAATGAGATTGCTGACATCTGTGAGAAGTACAACTTGTGGCTCCACGTTGAT GGAGCGTGGGGTGGTGGACTGCTGATGTCCAGGAAGCATCGCCATAAGCTTAATGGAATTGAGAG GGCCAACTCCGTCACATGGAACCCTCACAAGATGATGGGCGTGCCTCTACAGTGCTCTGCAATCCTGGTCAGAGAGAAG GGAATCCTGGCAGGCTGTAACTCCATGTGTGCCGGCTACCTGTTCCAACCAGACAAACAGTACGACGTCACCTACGACACTGGGGACAAAGCCATCCAGTGTGGCCGTCATGTCGACATCTTTAAGTTCTGGCTCATGTGGAAGGCCAAG GGCACCATTGGGTTTGAGCAGCACATTGACAAGTGCTTGGATCTGTCTCAGTACCTGTACAACAAGATCAAGAACAGGGAGGGATATCAGATGGTGTTTGATGGAGTG CCCCAGCACACCAACGTTTGCTTCTGGTACGTCCCACCCAGCCTGAGAGGCATGCCAGATGGTGATGAGCGGAGagaaaaactccacagg GTGGCACCAAAGATCAAGGCCATGATGATGGAGTCAGGCTCCACCATGGTGGGCTACCAGCCTCAGGGTAATAAAGTCAACTTCTTCCGTATGGTCATCTCCAACCCCGCGGCCACCCAGTCTGACATCGACTTCCTCATTGATGAGATTGAGAGGCTGGGTAATGACCTGTAG